Sequence from the Nymphaea colorata isolate Beijing-Zhang1983 chromosome 9, ASM883128v2, whole genome shotgun sequence genome:
CCATACGGACACCCATATCCATACTACCATCTTCATGCTGTTGCATTGTGGTGGTTGTCTGGATTCTTCATCAAGGATTTGTACTTTGTTTCGATCCATATATGCTTTTTAAAGGTGAGGTTTTGGCTTTTACGAATTCCAACCTAATCGGATTCAATGTAATTGAAGTCAGACCTGAACCTCGCTACTGTAGGCCTTATTATCTAAAACTGAATTCAATTCAATCCAACCTCAGTGAGATATCGGACTTGGATTCAATTATGACTGAGGCTGCACACTCAATTCGATTAGTAACTGAACCCATCgaatttcaatttctttgttaaATTTAACTGAATAAGATATAAATCGAGTCCATAGCCCTATATATAAAATCATACCACATTCATACTCCTTGCAACCCTTTTTTGGGTACATTCAAAAGCCAGAGGATGTCATATGTCAGATTCTAATAAGATATACCCTTAACCACATTGTGACGTTCCCTTTGATCTCAAATCCACTTTTTATAGGACCCAAACAATAGATATCTAAGGTTGCTTTTGAAAGTCTCAGATCTTAAATCCGAGACTGCATAAAGAAGAAGTATGTTTTGGAAGATCctcaatttaaacaaacaaaaagtcGTCAGTAGCATGGATTGTAAATCTAtagtacatgttaaaaatgggTTTCTGGTCTTAATTctatggatttgaaatccttagGATTTCAGATCACCATGGATCTCAAATATGCAATGAAACAAACATGTTCTTAAATCCGTGGTTCCCCCTAAAAACATTTGATTTGatgtctgatcttaaatccatggatctatgATCTTAAAGATCTCATATCACCAAATATTTGAGGTCCTCAGTTTAACGAACGCAGGGCTAAGATTATGGCTAATTTTAGCCCGTGAACATAATAGAGACGGAAATTTACACCGCCCGCCTTCGACGGGGGAATCCCTTCCTTCGCCATCAAACCTAATTTCTTGTGCGGTTGCGTCGTCTACTTGAGGGACGTCAGCCATTGAAGTGGTTTTCCCCATCCCCAACTCAGGACAGCAAGGCTGGCCGCCTCCCCTGGCCTTCGAACAAGCTTGTGACAGCGAGATGCTTGACAGATTCAAATATCACGTCCCACACAGTGTTCAGCTCCGGAAGATGGCGCTGCACAATCAGACAAGGCCTGCCCGGACTTCCATTTCCAACGCTCCTTACTTTTCATCTCCAGAACTTCTGAGTACACTCTTTCCTTGCTTTTCACACCTTGCCAAGTTGGCTTCCAGATGTTTTCAGAGTCTTCATCGGTGTTGATCACCAACGAACCAGCCTGAATTGGCTTTTTTTATGAGCTGAGAGGGAATCCTACGGGTCGAGTAAGAGCCAAAACCCTCTTCCTTTCTCCCGAGGTTTGAACCTTAGGGATGTATCATGCTGCACCTCAACTAGTGCATGTTAAATCTCTGGTTTCATTGAAAATGCTGCAAGCCAATTCAATTGCCAATTCACCTCAACTAGTGCATGTGATGtgagcaaatttttttttattttcattctcttttataCAATATGGCATATggatattagtttttttttttgtcccaacATAAGGTGATGCATTTACTGCTGTGTTTGATTCTCTTAGACGCTATGCTCTATTTGGTTTCCAATATGCACTAGGAActgtttgattttcatgttaATATCCTTCTTTTTTGTCCCAACATAAGGTGATACATGTTTGATTCCCATAAACGCTATGCTctatttgattttgatgaacGCCATGCTTTAAGTAAATCTTGTTTGATTTACATCGAACGATTCTCATTTGCTTCTTATAAACGCCACACTCTACGTAAATTTTGTTTGATTCCAATAGATGCTATGcctttagttaaaaaaaaaaatgttttgattcCCATACACGCTACGAGAAGAAGAAGCGGCATGAGTAATCTTTCTCGGCTTTTCTTCCCCGTCTCTCTCCGCTTAGCTCTATCTCGACCGACCATCACCAACGAACAGTTTGTTGAGGCGCTTTTTCTCACCCTTTCGATGGGCCGACACAGAGAGGGAGCGCagtccttttccttctttccgaAATCTATCTATCGCTTTCCATCTAAAAACCTACAGCTGCCCGCCTAAGGTTTCTCCCTTAAACCTTCGGctatctctccctttctttttcagtGGGGTTCCTTCTCTCCAATAACCCTCCGCAGTGCCCAGAGTTTCTCTCTTGAAACTGTTGGCTGCCAAGGACTAGAAATCAAAACAGTCTTCCCCCCTAAATCCAAGCAAACTTCTGGCGAGCATCAAATCTGCCAGACAATGGCCACGGGCCCCCGCTTTTCCCGTCCAGAGCTGCGTCTGGAATGGTCACGGTGCACCTTCAACTAGGTTCCAGTTTGACCTCAACCTGATTTAACAGACCAATGGCTTAAGATAACTGATTCGGAAAAAGAAGACGCAATATTTGATGCTGCAAAAATCTCAGGAAATGATTTGGAGCAATGATTTTCAATAGACGAAGAAAAAGGCATCATATTTCGTTCCCGCAAATATGTACACAGCTCTTATCTACTTGATTCATGTATCTCCTACACTATTTGACTGGTTCACGTTCAGTGGCACTTCGAACTTCAGAAGCTCCTCAGCGTCCTGATGGTTGGGGATTTCAGCTTGTTCCAGAGTTGCTGGTGCAGACGCTTGAGCTGTTTGAAGAACTCTTTTGGGCTTTCACCTTCTGAAGAGCAGCCaaaagtagggatgtcaacacctttcttttttctttttctttcttatatgtgcatgtgtttgcTTGCATGTGCGACTCCGTGTGTCTGTAAATATGTTGGCAAACAATCCAGCTGAAAACCCATTCGATTAACGAAGATGCAACCAAAGTTGTTGCCAACAAATTTGCAATCCAAAAAATGTGAACAGATGCTTAGGCTGATCGTGTACGCGTTTGCGTGCAGATGTGCTTTCTTGTGCATGTGTGCATCTCTATGCATATGTGTGCCATTACCTGCATGTGTTCGTGCAGGTGCGCGCGCAAgttgtgagagggagagagagtgctccactcaaatcaaacaaaatctaAATGCCCCAACAACCAGAACGATGATGACAGTCATGATACACGAATATTTTAAAGAGTAAACTCACCTTAGATTGAGCAAATCTAATGGCTGCAACTATAGGTTTATCTCCTGCAACTTGTCTCAACTGCCTCACAAAATTGTCCCTCGTTATTTTCCCAGCCTATGCCCATGCAAAATCCAGAAAAAACTAATAAAGATAAACTTTAAACCAACTACAAAAAAGAACCAACGATAACAGCATTACTGCCTAATTACCCGATATTCACCGTACAGCCTGCGGATTGTGCTAATGCTGGACGAAGGCAAAAGACTGGCAAGTACTGTGATCAACTGAGAGAATGGCATCCAAGATGAAGTAGGTCCCTTGGAAGGAACCAGCATCTTATTGAAGGCCTCACGAGATTGAACTTGAGCTGGTTGCTAATTatcaagagaaacaaaaaccaGAGCGCAACCGTCATGATTCACCCAGAGAAAGCATGACAAATAGTAAAATGAAAAACCCATCTAATCAGAAGCCGGAGCATTATGAGGAACCCATAAAAAGAGGTCTTACCTTGAGAGCAGAAGCTTTCTGAATTCTGCCATGAAGGGCAGCAGTTGGGCGTCTTGATCTGCGTATGGAGCCCTTTTTCCAGTTGTATCCATCCCAGAATTCTGGAGTTAAtaagaaattttctttcaaattttaaaattataaatttgcATAGAAAATAACTACACTCAAGCAAATTATTTACCCTGCAAAGGCGGTGGCACTTTGAAGCTCACCACAAACTCTGGGAAAATGTGTGTGTTCATATGAGTGCCCCACATAACATATAATCCCGGTTTCTCCTTGTTGTCCACCCCAGAATCAAATTCCTCAGAGCTAGGATAAAATTGCTCTGACCCAGGCTTAACCTGTTCTGCATTTCCTAAGAGGACACGGCAGAGAATCATGTGCTTGATCCCATTTTGGTCCACATCCGAGCATACCGCACTGCAGTAAACATAATTTTTTGGTCTCATAAGTAACTATTTACATAATTTCTACATGTAAATAGCATATATTTGGGTGTAATGTTGTCCCTAAATTAAGCAAATCTAACTCTGGAGTGAAAAAATATGTAGCCCTTAACCATATCAAAACTTCATCTAAAACTAGGAAACCGAATcttaataagaaaaaggaacgCAATTCTTTTTGTTTGCTATATACCTCCTGATTGCATGTTCAACGGGAGTGAGGTAGATCCCAGTTCCATATGACAGACCATACTTAATCGTCTCGAGATGGACAAAACCATAACGAGCAACTCCTGCAATCACCTCTTTAGAAGCACCATACCAAGCTCTTTTGATGTCATAATGGCCACCATGCTTCTTTGAGATGGCCTTACAATGCATATCAAAAATGTTCCACCGGTCCTGTGCTGAAAAGGTAGCATGAGAAATAGCACGTATTGAGGTGACCTGCAcatcttttgaatttttgtcCATGCCTGCAAGAAAGATACTCTTGACTGCCTTATACCTAATGTCGTCTTTCTCCAAATCGATCAAGTGATCCCCAGAAAGATCAGATCCCAAAGACAGGCCTGCAGAATTAGCTTCAGTAGGTTCCATGGGTGAACACTTCAAGCTATTGTCCATAAATATAATGgagatttctttgttttcctggTGTTACCACCTCTCGCCCTCAGATCTGAAGGTACAAAACAACCAAGAAGACTGAATCAAGACAAGGGAAGCGACAATAATGGGATATCAGGAAAAATATAACTGAGAATATAACACCACTCAAAATCAATCAGAtgaaattacatgttttgttctaaTTGCTAGTAGGAATCCACATCTAGTTAACAAAAATTGAATTGACAAGATTCAACTTTTCCATCCAAGTGCTAAAATCCTGGAAAGAATGACCTAATTAACAAATGAATGATCATACGCAAACCATGAATCCACTAGCTATCATTCCCAAATCCTACAATTGCAATTGAGGAAACCAACAGGCAACAACTACCATTCATGCTGCTTTGTGATTTGTAAATCTCTTATAACAAACAACAAATTAATTAGTAGAAGCATGAAAATGTAACTCTTTACCTTTAAAAACACTCCATAAAGTGAGGTCATAAATCATCCATGAAACAACTGTGGTGGAATTCAATAACACCAACATCCCCACCCACCACATTGCCCTGTCCAGTGCCTTCACCCACTCTTTGTCTTTGCAGCAGGGGAGGAGGTTCGCTTGTTTGTTCAATTTCTGAATACTGAGACTCGAACCTCCAGTGGGGATGTAAGGTTCCCATATTTGGCCATGGGAGCTCCATGCACCTTGCTAAGTATTCCTCGGTTTAAGACCTCGAGGATGAAGTGAAGGAGGTCAAGAATTGGACCACCTTGGTGCCTCTCATGGTATAATCTGTTAAGGATCTGACTAACCCAGTCCATCGTCATTTCAAAGCATAGGAAAAGAAGTGCTCTTTTCAAATCTTACAACCAATCAAGGCAGAGAAGAACTAGCAAATAAAAGGTTCCAAAATTTCTGAATTCGTCGACCATTTCCTTACACGcaaaagaaaatctaaaaagGTTTCAAAATTCTGAATTATTCAATCACTTTAGGCCGTATAAAAAAGTGCCCAGAAATCATTCAATCAATGTTGTCATAGAGATCCAATATGCATGTCAAACAGTAGATGAACGATAACCACTCACCAACAAAACATAGATCTCCCATTTTAATAAACAATTGAAAGACGCATTCAATAGCTAAGATTAGTACGAAGAAGGACATAACAAGATGAAGAAAGAATTCGacaatttttcatcttttacaaAATCGTGATCCTTCGTCGTCCCTTTTGCATCAAATCTCACATCACACAGGCACGCacggagagatagagagag
This genomic interval carries:
- the LOC116260183 gene encoding probable inactive poly [ADP-ribose] polymerase SRO2 isoform X3 — its product is MHCKAISKKHGGHYDIKRAWYGASKEVIAGVARYGFVHLETIKYGLSYGTGIYLTPVEHAIRSAVCSDVDQNGIKHMILCRVLLGNAEQVKPGSEQFYPSSEEFDSGVDNKEKPGLYVMWGTHMNTHIFPEFVVSFKVPPPLQEFWDGYNWKKGSIRRSRRPTAALHGRIQKASALKQPAQVQSREAFNKMLVPSKGPTSSWMPFSQLITVLASLLPSSSISTIRRLYGEYRAGKITRDNFVRQLRQVAGDKPIVAAIRFAQSKKVKAQKSSSNSSSVCTSNSGTS
- the LOC116260183 gene encoding probable inactive poly [ADP-ribose] polymerase SRO3 isoform X1; this translates as MDNSLKCSPMEPTEANSAGLSLGSDLSGDHLIDLEKDDIRYKAVKSIFLAGMDKNSKDVQVTSIRAISHATFSAQDRWNIFDMHCKAISKKHGGHYDIKRAWYGASKEVIAGVARYGFVHLETIKYGLSYGTGIYLTPVEHAIRSAVCSDVDQNGIKHMILCRVLLGNAEQVKPGSEQFYPSSEEFDSGVDNKEKPGLYVMWGTHMNTHIFPEFVVSFKVPPPLQEFWDGYNWKKGSIRRSRRPTAALHGRIQKASALKQPAQVQSREAFNKMLVPSKGPTSSWMPFSQLITVLASLLPSSSISTIRRLYGEYRAGKITRDNFVRQLRQVAGDKPIVAAIRFAQSKKVKAQKSSSNSSSVCTSNSGTS
- the LOC116260183 gene encoding probable inactive poly [ADP-ribose] polymerase SRO3 isoform X2, with protein sequence MDNSLKCSPMEPTEANSAGLSLGSDLSGDHLIDLEKDDIRYKAVKSIFLAGMDKNSKDVQVTSIRAISHATFSAQDRWNIFDMHCKAISKKHGGHYDIKRAWYGASKEVIAGVARYGFVHLETIKYGLSYGTGIYLTPVEHAIRSAVCSDVDQNGIKHMILCRVLLGNAEQVKPGSEQFYPSSEEFDSGVDNKEKPGLYVMWGTHMNTHIFPEFVVSFKVPPPLQEFWDGYNWKKGSIRRSRRPTAALHGRIQKASALKQPAQVQSREAFNKMLVPSKGPTSSWMPFSQLITVLASLLPSSSISTIRRLYGEYRAGKITRDNFVRQLRQVAGDKPIVAAIRFAQSKTHGVAHASKHMHI